One part of the Haliaeetus albicilla chromosome 9, bHalAlb1.1, whole genome shotgun sequence genome encodes these proteins:
- the GGNBP2 gene encoding gametogenetin-binding protein 2 isoform X1: MARLVAVCRDGEEEFPFEKRQIPLYIDDTLTMVMEFPDNVLNLDGHQNNSAQLKQFIQRHSMLKQQDLNIAMMVTSREVLSALSQLVPCVGCRRSVERLFSQLVESGNPALEPLTVGPKGVLSVTRSCMTDAKKLYTLFYVHGSKLNDMIDAIPKSKKNKRCQLHSLDTHKPKPLGGCWMDVWELMSQECRDEVVLIDSSCLLETLETYLRKHRFCTDCKNKVLRAYNILIGELDCSKEKGYCAALYEGLRCCPHERHIHVCCETDFIAHLLGRAEPEFAGGYERRERHAKTIDIAQEEVLTCLGIHLYERLHRIWQKLRAEEQTWQMLFYLGVDALRKSFEMAVEKVQGISRLEQLCEEFSEEERVRELKQEKKRQKRKNRRKNKCVCEIPTPLQATEEKEINQAKENSSFTESSCKACGSTEEANNCVEVIVTNESTSCTCPSSGTLLGSPKIKKGLSPHCNGSDCGYSSSMEGSETGSREGSDVACTEGICNHDENGDDSCVHRCDDKEEDGDSCVECWANSEENNTKGKNKKKKKKSKTLKCENEHIQKLGSCMADPGNRESSGNIMHTEFHRDKTKDTHAESCCSSEKSGQQLPWFEHMKNVSQFAEPTEMSLVPDTGKGAKSLVELLDESECTSDEEIFISQDEIQSFMANNKSFYSNREQYRQHLKEKFNKYCRLNDHKGPICNGWLTTAGAN, from the exons atggcGCGGCTGGTTGCAGTTTGCCGAGACGGGGAGGAGGAATTCCCTTTCGAGAAGAGGCAGATTCCCCTCTACATCGATGACACCCTCACG ATGGTGATGGAATTTCCTGATAATGTGCTAAACCTTGATGGACATCAGAATAACAGTGCACAATTAAAACAGTTCATTCAG AGGCATAGCATGCTTAAACAGCAGGATCTAAATATCGCCATGATGGTGACATCTCGTGAAGTTTTGAGTGCACTTTCTCAGCTGGTCCCGTGTGTTGGCTGTCGTCGTAGTGTGGAACGTCTATTTTCTCAGCTTGTTGAGTCTGGAAATCCAGCACTTGAGCCACTAACAGTAGGGCCAAAGGGGGTTCTTTCTGTAACTCGAAGCTGTATGACTGATGCAAAGAAGCTTTATACACTGTTTTATGTGCATGG GTCCAAACTGAATGATATGATTGATGCAATTCCCAAAAGTAAGAAGAACAAGAGATGTCAATTACACTCCCTGGACACACACAAACCAAAACCTTTGGG gggttGTTGGATGGATGTGTGGGAGCTCATGTCCCAGGAATGCAGGGATGAAGTAGTTTTAATTGACTCTAGCTGTCTTTTAGAAACATTAGAAACCTATCTACGAAAACACAG GTTTTGCACTGACTGCAAAAATAAAGTACTTCGGGCATACAATATTCTTATTGGTGAGCTAGactgcagcaaagaaaagggCTACTGCGCTGCACTTTACGAGGGTTTGCGTTGCTGTCCCCATGAACGTCATATACATGTATGCTGTGAAACAGATTTCATCGCACACCTATTGGGTCGAGCTGAACCAGAGTTCGCAGGAGGGTATGA ACGAAGAGAAAGGCATGCTAAGACAATAGACATAGCCCAAGAAGAAGTTTTGACCTGCCTGGGTATTCATCTTTATGAAAGATTGCACCGAATCTGGCAAAAGTTGCGGGCTGAGGAACAAACGTGGCAGATGCTTTTTTACCTAGGTGTTGATGCTTTACGCAAAAGCTTTGAg ATGGCTGTGGAAAAAGTGCAGGGTATTAGTCGATTGGAACAGCTCTGTGAAGaattttcagaagaagaaagagtGCGAGAGCTTAAACAAGAGAAGAAGCGCCAAAAACGAAAGAACAGACGGAAAaataagtgtgtgtgtgagatCCCTACTCCTTTGCAAGcaacagaagagaaggaaataaatcaaGCAAAG gaaaattcaAGCTTCACAGAAAGTAGTTGCAAAGCCTGTGGTAGCACCGAAGAAGCTAACAACTGTGTAGAAGTAATTGTTACTAATGAAAGCACTTCTTGCACCTGTCCTAGTAGTGGTACCCTATTAGGTTCACCTAAAATCAAGAAAG GTTTATCTCCGCATTGTAATGGTAGCGATTGCGGCTATTCATCTAGCATGGAGGGCAGCGAAACAGGATCTCGAGAGGGATCAGATGTGGCCTGCACTGAAGGCATTTGCAACCATGATGAAAATG GAGATGATTCTTGTGTCCATCGCTGTGATGACAAAGAAGAGGATGGAGATAGCTGTGTGGAATGTTGGGCTAATTCGGAAGAGAATAACACAAAAggcaaaaacaaaaagaagaaaaagaaaagtaaaactttgAAGTGTGAGAATGAACAT ATTCAGAAACTTGGAAGCTGTATGGCAGATCCAGGTAACAGAGAGTCCTCAGGAAATATCATGCACACAGAGTTTCATCGCGACAAGACCAAAGACACACATGCTGAAAGCTGCTGTAGCTCAGAAAAAAGTGGGCAGCAGTTGCCTTGGTTTGAGCATATGAAAAATGTGTCACAGTTTGCAGAACCTACAGAAATGTCACTTGTTCCTGATACTGGAAAAGGTGCCAAGAGCTTAGTGGAACTCCTT GATGAGTCTGAATGCACTTCTGATGAGGAAATCTTTATCTCACAAGATGAAATACAGTCCTTTATGGCAAACAACAAGTCTTTTTACAGCAATAGAGAACAATACCGACAGCATCTGAAGGAGAAATTTAATAAATACTGCCGCTTAAATGATCACAAGGGGCCCATTTGTAATGGTTGGTTGACAACGGCAGGAGCGAACTAA
- the GGNBP2 gene encoding gametogenetin-binding protein 2 isoform X2, with product MARLVAVCRDGEEEFPFEKRQIPLYIDDTLTMVMEFPDNVLNLDGHQNNSAQLKQFIQRHSMLKQQDLNIAMMVTSREVLSALSQLVPCVGCRRSVERLFSQLVESGNPALEPLTVGPKGVLSVTRSCMTDAKKLYTLFYVHGSKLNDMIDAIPKSKKNKRCQLHSLDTHKPKPLGGCWMDVWELMSQECRDEVVLIDSSCLLETLETYLRKHRFCTDCKNKVLRAYNILIGELDCSKEKGYCAALYEGLRCCPHERHIHVCCETDFIAHLLGRAEPEFAGGRRERHAKTIDIAQEEVLTCLGIHLYERLHRIWQKLRAEEQTWQMLFYLGVDALRKSFEMAVEKVQGISRLEQLCEEFSEEERVRELKQEKKRQKRKNRRKNKCVCEIPTPLQATEEKEINQAKENSSFTESSCKACGSTEEANNCVEVIVTNESTSCTCPSSGTLLGSPKIKKGLSPHCNGSDCGYSSSMEGSETGSREGSDVACTEGICNHDENGDDSCVHRCDDKEEDGDSCVECWANSEENNTKGKNKKKKKKSKTLKCENEHIQKLGSCMADPGNRESSGNIMHTEFHRDKTKDTHAESCCSSEKSGQQLPWFEHMKNVSQFAEPTEMSLVPDTGKGAKSLVELLDESECTSDEEIFISQDEIQSFMANNKSFYSNREQYRQHLKEKFNKYCRLNDHKGPICNGWLTTAGAN from the exons atggcGCGGCTGGTTGCAGTTTGCCGAGACGGGGAGGAGGAATTCCCTTTCGAGAAGAGGCAGATTCCCCTCTACATCGATGACACCCTCACG ATGGTGATGGAATTTCCTGATAATGTGCTAAACCTTGATGGACATCAGAATAACAGTGCACAATTAAAACAGTTCATTCAG AGGCATAGCATGCTTAAACAGCAGGATCTAAATATCGCCATGATGGTGACATCTCGTGAAGTTTTGAGTGCACTTTCTCAGCTGGTCCCGTGTGTTGGCTGTCGTCGTAGTGTGGAACGTCTATTTTCTCAGCTTGTTGAGTCTGGAAATCCAGCACTTGAGCCACTAACAGTAGGGCCAAAGGGGGTTCTTTCTGTAACTCGAAGCTGTATGACTGATGCAAAGAAGCTTTATACACTGTTTTATGTGCATGG GTCCAAACTGAATGATATGATTGATGCAATTCCCAAAAGTAAGAAGAACAAGAGATGTCAATTACACTCCCTGGACACACACAAACCAAAACCTTTGGG gggttGTTGGATGGATGTGTGGGAGCTCATGTCCCAGGAATGCAGGGATGAAGTAGTTTTAATTGACTCTAGCTGTCTTTTAGAAACATTAGAAACCTATCTACGAAAACACAG GTTTTGCACTGACTGCAAAAATAAAGTACTTCGGGCATACAATATTCTTATTGGTGAGCTAGactgcagcaaagaaaagggCTACTGCGCTGCACTTTACGAGGGTTTGCGTTGCTGTCCCCATGAACGTCATATACATGTATGCTGTGAAACAGATTTCATCGCACACCTATTGGGTCGAGCTGAACCAGAGTTCGCAGGAGG ACGAAGAGAAAGGCATGCTAAGACAATAGACATAGCCCAAGAAGAAGTTTTGACCTGCCTGGGTATTCATCTTTATGAAAGATTGCACCGAATCTGGCAAAAGTTGCGGGCTGAGGAACAAACGTGGCAGATGCTTTTTTACCTAGGTGTTGATGCTTTACGCAAAAGCTTTGAg ATGGCTGTGGAAAAAGTGCAGGGTATTAGTCGATTGGAACAGCTCTGTGAAGaattttcagaagaagaaagagtGCGAGAGCTTAAACAAGAGAAGAAGCGCCAAAAACGAAAGAACAGACGGAAAaataagtgtgtgtgtgagatCCCTACTCCTTTGCAAGcaacagaagagaaggaaataaatcaaGCAAAG gaaaattcaAGCTTCACAGAAAGTAGTTGCAAAGCCTGTGGTAGCACCGAAGAAGCTAACAACTGTGTAGAAGTAATTGTTACTAATGAAAGCACTTCTTGCACCTGTCCTAGTAGTGGTACCCTATTAGGTTCACCTAAAATCAAGAAAG GTTTATCTCCGCATTGTAATGGTAGCGATTGCGGCTATTCATCTAGCATGGAGGGCAGCGAAACAGGATCTCGAGAGGGATCAGATGTGGCCTGCACTGAAGGCATTTGCAACCATGATGAAAATG GAGATGATTCTTGTGTCCATCGCTGTGATGACAAAGAAGAGGATGGAGATAGCTGTGTGGAATGTTGGGCTAATTCGGAAGAGAATAACACAAAAggcaaaaacaaaaagaagaaaaagaaaagtaaaactttgAAGTGTGAGAATGAACAT ATTCAGAAACTTGGAAGCTGTATGGCAGATCCAGGTAACAGAGAGTCCTCAGGAAATATCATGCACACAGAGTTTCATCGCGACAAGACCAAAGACACACATGCTGAAAGCTGCTGTAGCTCAGAAAAAAGTGGGCAGCAGTTGCCTTGGTTTGAGCATATGAAAAATGTGTCACAGTTTGCAGAACCTACAGAAATGTCACTTGTTCCTGATACTGGAAAAGGTGCCAAGAGCTTAGTGGAACTCCTT GATGAGTCTGAATGCACTTCTGATGAGGAAATCTTTATCTCACAAGATGAAATACAGTCCTTTATGGCAAACAACAAGTCTTTTTACAGCAATAGAGAACAATACCGACAGCATCTGAAGGAGAAATTTAATAAATACTGCCGCTTAAATGATCACAAGGGGCCCATTTGTAATGGTTGGTTGACAACGGCAGGAGCGAACTAA
- the PIGW gene encoding phosphatidylinositol-glycan biosynthesis class W protein isoform X1: protein MRACPPPPPAPVHLRLPQRRGPDSGKDSPDSGKSSPDSGKDSPDSGKSSPDSEEERKMSQKHLKEAFISNLNGTSLLEISVGLSLAPLCLLCRGLLLILYYLHYGKPLSSRKYSLLLDFLVLVSPLLFSCTVLSPVIFFVPPVIAAFCAGIFSIIYSQRKQETRVPFRQIVKDFQKTYLDPEYIPAITVFRVYVNVLTSISILAVDFPQYPRRYAKAETYGTGVMDLGVGAFIFGNAVVCPEVRQRSYMTQPKFSHLARQFFSVWPLIVLGIGRLLSVKSIEYHEHTSEYGVHWNFFFTLAFVRLAASLLLAIFPKNNSWIVAINLAVLYQLILNTTSLKTFILHGSDGRDTRVGVLNANREGLLSLFGYLAIYMASVQVGLWLLKCRNSVKGWIEAVCFLLLTVLVLFVFLHVLQAYADPVSRRMANLSYCIWVVAHCLTFFICFVVSDLTLVFTKLLVKGSSVPCCWNIVKPPNASKKHETEAMPMRREGKLSHICLISAINKNQLLFFLLANVMTGIVNILIDTIHSKTAFTLCILHLYMFFNCLIMHILHAKNIVLKFW, encoded by the exons ATGCGggcttgccccccccccccaccggcgCCCGTTCACCTCCGGCTGCCGCAGCGCCGGGGCCCCGACAGCGGCAAAGACTCTCCCGACAGCGGCAAAAGCTCTCCCGACAGCGGCAAAGACTCTCCCGACAGCGGCAAAAGCTCTCCCGACAGCG aggaagaaagaaaaatgtcacaaaaacatctgaaagaaGCCTTTATCAGCAACTTAAATGGAACTAGTTTGCTGGAAATTTCAGTAGGCTTGTCTCTAGCTCCACTCTGCCTGCTTTGCAGAGGACTCCTCTTGATTTTATATTACCTGCACTATGGGAAACCTTTAAGTTCGAGGAAATACAGCCTGCTGCTAGACTTCCTTGTGCTCGTATCTCCCCTCCTGTTCTCCTGTACAGTCTTGTCTCCAGTCATCTTTTTCGTGCCACCTGTCATTGCAGCCTTCTGTGCTGGAATATTTTCTATAATATACagccaaagaaaacaggagaCCAGAGTCCCTTTTAGGCAAATTGTAAAAGACTTCCAGAAGACGTACTTGGATCCAGAATACATTCCAGCAATAACTGTGTTTCGCGTTTATGTCAATGTGTTGACATCAATCAGCATTTTAGCAGTGGATTTCCCACAGTATCCAAGGCGATACGCCAAAGCCGAGACCTACGGAACAGGAGTTATGGATTTGGGGGttggtgcttttatttttggtaaTGCTGTCGTCTGTCCTGAAGTTAGACAAAGGTCTTACATGACACAACCAAAATTTTCCCATCTGGCCAGACAGTTCTTTTCCGTTTGGCCATTGATTGTTCTTGGCATTGGACGACTGCTTAGTGTTAAATCTATAGAGTATCATGAACATACTTCAGAGTACGGAGTGCACTggaattttttctttaccttaGCATTTGTGAGGCTTGCAGCATCTCTACTTTTAGCCATATTTCCAAAAAATAATTCTTGGATTGTTGCTATAAATCTTGCTGTACTTTATCAGCTTATTCTTAACACTACCTCTCTGAAGACATTTATCTTGCATGGGAGTGACGGCAGAGATACCAGGGTTGGCGTTTTAAATGCCAACAGGGAAGGACTGCTCTCTCTTTTTGGATATCTAGCCATATATATGGCGAGCGTCCAAGTGGGACTCTGGCTGCTGAAGTGCAGAAACTCAGTCAAAGGCTGGATTGAAGCAGTGTGTTTCTTACTGCTGACAGTTCTCgtgctttttgtatttcttcatgtGTTGCAAGCATATGCGGACCCTGTGTCCCGCCGGATGGCTAATCTATCCTACTGCATATGGGTGGTTGCTCACTGTCTGACTTTCTTTATCTGTTTTGTAGTGAGTGATCTCACGTTGGTGTTCACAAAGCTTCTTGTGAAGGGGTCCAGCGTGCCCTGTTGCTGGAACATTGTAAAGCCCCCTAATGCCAGTAAAAAGCATGAAACGGAGGCCATGCCTATGCGAAGGGAAGGCAAGCTGTCACACATTTGCCTGATTAGTGCTATTAACAAAaatcaattactttttttcttgctagcAAATGTTATGACTGGTATTGTGAATATACTGATAGATACAATCCACAGCAAGACTGCGTTTACGTTATGTATACTACACTTGTATAtgttttttaactgtttaaTTATGCATATATTGCATGCCAAAAATATAGTATTAAAGTTTTGGTGA
- the PIGW gene encoding phosphatidylinositol-glycan biosynthesis class W protein isoform X2, which produces MSQKHLKEAFISNLNGTSLLEISVGLSLAPLCLLCRGLLLILYYLHYGKPLSSRKYSLLLDFLVLVSPLLFSCTVLSPVIFFVPPVIAAFCAGIFSIIYSQRKQETRVPFRQIVKDFQKTYLDPEYIPAITVFRVYVNVLTSISILAVDFPQYPRRYAKAETYGTGVMDLGVGAFIFGNAVVCPEVRQRSYMTQPKFSHLARQFFSVWPLIVLGIGRLLSVKSIEYHEHTSEYGVHWNFFFTLAFVRLAASLLLAIFPKNNSWIVAINLAVLYQLILNTTSLKTFILHGSDGRDTRVGVLNANREGLLSLFGYLAIYMASVQVGLWLLKCRNSVKGWIEAVCFLLLTVLVLFVFLHVLQAYADPVSRRMANLSYCIWVVAHCLTFFICFVVSDLTLVFTKLLVKGSSVPCCWNIVKPPNASKKHETEAMPMRREGKLSHICLISAINKNQLLFFLLANVMTGIVNILIDTIHSKTAFTLCILHLYMFFNCLIMHILHAKNIVLKFW; this is translated from the coding sequence atgtcacaaaaacatctgaaagaaGCCTTTATCAGCAACTTAAATGGAACTAGTTTGCTGGAAATTTCAGTAGGCTTGTCTCTAGCTCCACTCTGCCTGCTTTGCAGAGGACTCCTCTTGATTTTATATTACCTGCACTATGGGAAACCTTTAAGTTCGAGGAAATACAGCCTGCTGCTAGACTTCCTTGTGCTCGTATCTCCCCTCCTGTTCTCCTGTACAGTCTTGTCTCCAGTCATCTTTTTCGTGCCACCTGTCATTGCAGCCTTCTGTGCTGGAATATTTTCTATAATATACagccaaagaaaacaggagaCCAGAGTCCCTTTTAGGCAAATTGTAAAAGACTTCCAGAAGACGTACTTGGATCCAGAATACATTCCAGCAATAACTGTGTTTCGCGTTTATGTCAATGTGTTGACATCAATCAGCATTTTAGCAGTGGATTTCCCACAGTATCCAAGGCGATACGCCAAAGCCGAGACCTACGGAACAGGAGTTATGGATTTGGGGGttggtgcttttatttttggtaaTGCTGTCGTCTGTCCTGAAGTTAGACAAAGGTCTTACATGACACAACCAAAATTTTCCCATCTGGCCAGACAGTTCTTTTCCGTTTGGCCATTGATTGTTCTTGGCATTGGACGACTGCTTAGTGTTAAATCTATAGAGTATCATGAACATACTTCAGAGTACGGAGTGCACTggaattttttctttaccttaGCATTTGTGAGGCTTGCAGCATCTCTACTTTTAGCCATATTTCCAAAAAATAATTCTTGGATTGTTGCTATAAATCTTGCTGTACTTTATCAGCTTATTCTTAACACTACCTCTCTGAAGACATTTATCTTGCATGGGAGTGACGGCAGAGATACCAGGGTTGGCGTTTTAAATGCCAACAGGGAAGGACTGCTCTCTCTTTTTGGATATCTAGCCATATATATGGCGAGCGTCCAAGTGGGACTCTGGCTGCTGAAGTGCAGAAACTCAGTCAAAGGCTGGATTGAAGCAGTGTGTTTCTTACTGCTGACAGTTCTCgtgctttttgtatttcttcatgtGTTGCAAGCATATGCGGACCCTGTGTCCCGCCGGATGGCTAATCTATCCTACTGCATATGGGTGGTTGCTCACTGTCTGACTTTCTTTATCTGTTTTGTAGTGAGTGATCTCACGTTGGTGTTCACAAAGCTTCTTGTGAAGGGGTCCAGCGTGCCCTGTTGCTGGAACATTGTAAAGCCCCCTAATGCCAGTAAAAAGCATGAAACGGAGGCCATGCCTATGCGAAGGGAAGGCAAGCTGTCACACATTTGCCTGATTAGTGCTATTAACAAAaatcaattactttttttcttgctagcAAATGTTATGACTGGTATTGTGAATATACTGATAGATACAATCCACAGCAAGACTGCGTTTACGTTATGTATACTACACTTGTATAtgttttttaactgtttaaTTATGCATATATTGCATGCCAAAAATATAGTATTAAAGTTTTGGTGA